The Methanosarcina barkeri str. Wiesmoor DNA segment ACTATCTTTGACTCTCTTGAAGGGAACATACCCATTAACACAACCAATTGACATAGCATAGAGTTCTTCACAATGTTCCGGGAAATTACCCATAAGAAGTGATTTTTGAGCTCTGCCACCATATTAGAAGAGGTCATCCCAAAACTTGAAATTGGCTTCTTGGACCTTGTATTTTGAATAATCAATCAAGCTCATGATCATGAAAATAATTCTGAGACTTCCCAATGATTAAGAGTAAAGTGGCTTTTGGGATAGACTCGAAAATAAAAATGGTATAATTCACTTCTCACCAAATGTCATTATAGGCCCAAATTACTTCAATATGTTCCAAAAACGCTATCAAGATAAAATATTTATTTTCAAAAAAATACTGCAAAATATTGGATCCAGAACTACCAGTGGGATGAATTTATATAGAAGTACAAACATGTAAAATGCGATTTTAATTGCAGAGCTATTTCAAACTCATACTAATGGAGGATTAAATCATGGCAGGACAGCCAATATTCATTTTAAAAGAAGGAAGTAAGCGAACCAGAGGCAGGGATGCCCAGAATAATAATATTATGGCTGCAAAAGCAGTAGCAGAAGCAGTCAGGACAACCCTTGGTCCCAAGGGCATGGATAAAATGCTTGTGGACTCCATGGGCGATGTGGTTATTACAAACGACGGGGCAACCATTCTCAAAGAAATGGACATCGAACATCCTGCAGCAAAGATGGTAGTAGAAGTAGCCAAGACACAGGATGAGGAAGTAGGAGACGGCACTACCAGTGCAGCTGTGGTCGCAGGCCAGCTCTTAAGTAAAGCTGAGGATTTAATTGAACAGGAAATCCACCCGACAATTATCGCATCAGGATACAGGCTTGCAGCCGAAAAAGCTGTAGAAGTCCTGAATTCCCTTGCAATGACAGTAGAACTGTCCAACCGTGACCTGCTGGTCAGCATTGCTGAAACAGCAATGACTGGAAAGGGTGCTGAGTCCTCCAAAAAACTCCTCTCAGAGATTGCTGTAGATGCTGTAACAAGCGTTGTAGACAAAAATGGAAAGAATAGTGTTGACAAAGACAACATCAATGTTGTTAAGAAAGTCGGTGGCAAGGTCGAGGATTCTGAGCTTATCCGGGGCATGATAATTGATAAGGAAAGAATCCACCCCAACATGCCTGAAAAAGTAAAGGACGCAAAAATCATTCTTCTCAACAGTGCAATCGAACTGAAGGACACTGAAGTAGATGCGGAAATCTCTATAACCTCTCCTGACCAGCTTCAGTCCTTCCTTGATCAGGAAGAGCAGATGCTTAAAAAGATCGTCCAGAAGGTTATCAGCAGCGGAGCAAATGTTGTCTTCTGCCAGAAGGGAATTGAAGAACTTGC contains these protein-coding regions:
- the thsB gene encoding thermosome subunit beta: MAGQPIFILKEGSKRTRGRDAQNNNIMAAKAVAEAVRTTLGPKGMDKMLVDSMGDVVITNDGATILKEMDIEHPAAKMVVEVAKTQDEEVGDGTTSAAVVAGQLLSKAEDLIEQEIHPTIIASGYRLAAEKAVEVLNSLAMTVELSNRDLLVSIAETAMTGKGAESSKKLLSEIAVDAVTSVVDKNGKNSVDKDNINVVKKVGGKVEDSELIRGMIIDKERIHPNMPEKVKDAKIILLNSAIELKDTEVDAEISITSPDQLQSFLDQEEQMLKKIVQKVISSGANVVFCQKGIEELAQHYLAKAGIFAVRRVKKSDMEKLARATGGKLITNMDEITPEDLGYAALVEEKKVGGDSMTFVTGCDNPKAVTILLRGGTEHVVDSIDSALEDALRVVGVAIEDEKLVAGGGSPEVEVALRLQEYAATLEGREQLAVKAYSEALEIIPRTLAENAGLDPIDMLMDLRSQHEKGVKAAGLNVYEGKVVDMWKNFVVEPLRVKTQVINAATESAVMILRIDDVIASTRAAGPEEGGMPPGAMGGMPGGMPPGMGGMPPGMM